A single window of Archangium gephyra DNA harbors:
- a CDS encoding vanadium-dependent haloperoxidase produces MAKAHTLTDNFNDNTPDTSKWTGFNAEIQEVNQRLEIRPLPNTASGTRILTSAATYDLTGSCVRVEVLRTLRAPNAYTLLGVRNSTGSLYISVSDGWLSCRQQLSGTFTTLARISYDPALHRWWQLRELNGITHWEVSGDGQHWTRVFSTSNPMDLTAVTLKLQAGTDSAIPSPGVAIFDSFNTPSAGPSRRVEERRLSAQRVREQAAALAAGRHHAEHANNNDEVNYPSQSFIGNYSKSLKHDAVGDPDPVSYGSLLRALESRDPGDFEELLQPPGAKKFTNPQSGFAFELEGADTQEFTQPPAPRFDSEQTAAEAGELYWMALARDVPFINYTAEAGTAGSVLAQAISSLNTEFPWFGGTVPVTAQNVFRGIYPGEQVGPYVSQFLLKGNVDPRKPDGQGRDANEGYITYGSQVIDQRQWTVKGFPELGAAADYLTRFTEDWLPVQNGRDDRGKDQFDLTRRRFIRNLRDGAHFVHFDQVVNAWWNTAFFLLSEPHGNQNMGNAAGTGRPQVDMEFPNNPGNPYDPPGTAGDSRTQVGFATFGPIHLLQTLNEVAGRAGRAVWWQKWGVHRRLRPEEYGGRIDNQFNNRRTYPLHASILNSLSTGGLSPYFPERYNSYLLPQAFPEGSPTHPAYGAGHATISGACATILKAFFDESAPVEAPMVANADGTSLVGYTGADAAQMTVGGELNKLAGNIALFRNAGGVHWRSDYTESLPLGEAVAIALLQEMSLTYNEDDAFCQFTRFDGVTIRIHRGVVEPVK; encoded by the coding sequence ATGGCTAAGGCGCACACGCTCACCGACAACTTCAACGACAACACGCCGGACACGTCCAAATGGACCGGCTTCAACGCTGAAATCCAGGAGGTCAACCAGCGCCTCGAGATCCGGCCCCTGCCCAATACGGCGTCGGGCACCCGCATCCTCACCTCCGCCGCCACCTATGACCTGACCGGCTCCTGTGTTCGGGTCGAGGTGCTCCGGACGCTGCGCGCTCCGAACGCGTACACCCTCCTGGGCGTGAGGAATAGCACGGGCAGCCTGTACATCTCCGTGAGCGACGGCTGGCTGTCCTGCAGACAGCAGCTCTCGGGCACGTTCACCACGCTCGCGCGAATCTCGTACGACCCGGCCCTCCATCGCTGGTGGCAGCTCCGGGAGCTCAACGGCATCACCCATTGGGAGGTGTCGGGCGACGGCCAGCACTGGACCAGGGTGTTCAGCACGAGCAACCCGATGGACCTCACCGCCGTCACCCTCAAGCTGCAGGCGGGGACCGACTCGGCCATCCCGTCGCCGGGCGTGGCCATCTTCGACTCGTTCAACACGCCCTCGGCGGGGCCGTCGCGGCGCGTGGAGGAGCGGCGGCTGTCGGCACAGCGGGTGCGCGAGCAGGCCGCCGCGCTCGCCGCCGGGCGCCACCATGCCGAGCACGCCAACAACAACGACGAGGTGAACTACCCCTCCCAGTCCTTCATCGGCAACTACTCCAAGTCCCTGAAGCACGACGCGGTGGGAGACCCGGACCCTGTCTCCTACGGCTCGCTGCTGCGCGCGCTGGAGAGCCGCGACCCGGGGGACTTCGAGGAGCTCCTCCAGCCGCCCGGGGCCAAGAAGTTCACCAACCCGCAGTCGGGCTTCGCCTTCGAGCTGGAGGGCGCGGACACGCAGGAGTTCACGCAGCCGCCCGCGCCGCGCTTCGACTCCGAGCAGACGGCCGCCGAGGCGGGCGAGCTGTACTGGATGGCGCTCGCCCGTGACGTGCCCTTCATCAACTACACCGCCGAGGCCGGCACCGCTGGCAGTGTCCTCGCCCAGGCCATCAGCTCGCTCAACACCGAGTTCCCCTGGTTCGGCGGCACCGTGCCCGTCACCGCGCAGAACGTGTTCCGAGGCATCTACCCCGGCGAGCAGGTGGGCCCGTACGTGTCGCAATTCCTGCTCAAGGGCAACGTGGATCCGCGCAAGCCGGACGGGCAGGGGCGGGACGCCAACGAGGGCTACATCACCTACGGCTCGCAGGTGATTGATCAGCGGCAGTGGACGGTGAAGGGCTTCCCGGAGCTGGGGGCGGCCGCCGACTACCTTACCCGCTTCACCGAGGACTGGCTGCCGGTGCAGAACGGCCGGGATGACCGGGGCAAGGACCAGTTCGACCTGACGCGCCGCCGCTTCATCCGCAACCTGCGGGACGGGGCCCACTTCGTCCACTTCGACCAGGTGGTGAACGCGTGGTGGAACACGGCCTTCTTCCTGCTGAGCGAGCCGCACGGCAACCAGAACATGGGCAACGCCGCGGGCACGGGCCGGCCGCAGGTGGACATGGAGTTCCCGAACAACCCCGGCAACCCGTATGACCCGCCGGGCACCGCGGGGGACTCGCGCACCCAGGTGGGCTTCGCCACCTTCGGGCCCATCCACCTGCTGCAGACGCTCAACGAGGTGGCGGGACGCGCGGGGCGGGCCGTGTGGTGGCAGAAGTGGGGCGTGCACCGGCGGCTGCGCCCCGAGGAGTACGGCGGGCGCATCGACAACCAGTTCAACAACCGGCGCACCTACCCGCTGCACGCCTCCATCCTCAACTCGCTGTCCACCGGCGGGCTGTCCCCGTACTTCCCCGAGCGCTACAACTCGTACCTGCTGCCGCAGGCCTTCCCGGAAGGCAGCCCCACGCACCCGGCCTACGGCGCGGGGCACGCCACCATCTCCGGCGCGTGTGCCACCATCCTCAAGGCCTTCTTCGACGAGAGCGCGCCCGTCGAGGCTCCGATGGTGGCCAACGCGGACGGCACGTCGCTGGTGGGCTACACGGGCGCGGACGCGGCGCAGATGACGGTGGGCGGCGAGCTGAACAAGCTGGCCGGCAACATCGCCCTCTTCCGCAACGCGGGAGGCGTGCACTGGCGCAGCGACTACACCGAGTCCCTGCCCCTGGGCGAGGCGGTGGCCATCGCGCTGCTCCAGGAGATGAGCCTCACCTACAACGAGGACGACGCCTTCTGCCAGTTCACCCGCTTCGATGGCGTCACCATCCGCATCCACCGCGGCGTCGTGGAACCGGTCAAGTGA
- a CDS encoding phytanoyl-CoA dioxygenase family protein: protein MATQLDAPSADKFPEVGELKTHNHLLGDLEALDAAWERDGYWFFRDVFDKDAVARLRKSWVDVLEREGVIDPVGDAPTDRSIRYNGASLESFPFRMEPLVALKPWRTFVEEKPIHDFFTRLFDDEPFWVPVVEYRATPPQEDRNRPRIDGIHQDGPYSPGIPFRICWIPLAEIDAETGGVMLAEGMTEKINRHPRDAGGTNAFIRLEDVPADRWRRTTYQAGDVLLMNLWTPHTGLANRSDRFRLSMDHRVMARRDKCPIVGHVEEISEQHVVVRDAGGRHVLSIDPDTYVRNDQGKKLSGPGIAEWYRPGSEVIIAHDGDRASVVRPPH, encoded by the coding sequence ATGGCGACGCAGCTGGATGCACCCTCCGCGGACAAGTTTCCAGAGGTCGGAGAACTCAAGACACACAATCACCTGTTGGGAGACCTGGAGGCGCTCGATGCCGCATGGGAGCGGGACGGGTACTGGTTTTTCCGCGACGTGTTCGACAAGGACGCTGTCGCACGCCTGCGCAAGTCATGGGTCGATGTCCTGGAGCGGGAAGGCGTGATCGACCCGGTCGGCGATGCCCCGACCGACAGGAGCATCCGCTACAATGGCGCGAGCCTGGAATCATTTCCGTTCCGCATGGAGCCGCTGGTGGCGCTCAAGCCTTGGCGGACGTTCGTGGAGGAAAAGCCGATCCACGACTTCTTCACCAGATTGTTCGACGACGAGCCATTCTGGGTACCCGTCGTTGAATATCGCGCGACCCCGCCGCAAGAGGACCGCAATCGGCCGCGCATCGACGGCATCCACCAAGACGGGCCCTACAGTCCCGGCATCCCCTTCCGCATCTGCTGGATTCCGCTAGCGGAGATCGACGCCGAAACCGGCGGCGTGATGCTGGCGGAGGGCATGACCGAAAAAATCAACCGTCACCCCAGGGATGCGGGCGGTACCAATGCCTTCATCCGGCTTGAAGATGTTCCTGCCGATCGCTGGAGGCGGACCACCTATCAGGCAGGCGACGTCCTGCTGATGAACCTGTGGACGCCGCATACGGGCCTTGCCAATCGCTCCGACCGTTTCCGGCTGTCGATGGACCATCGCGTCATGGCAAGGCGCGACAAATGCCCGATCGTGGGGCATGTGGAGGAGATCAGCGAACAGCATGTCGTCGTGCGGGATGCCGGGGGACGGCATGTACTGAGCATCGACCCCGACACCTATGTCCGCAACGATCAGGGCAAGAAGCTCAGTGGCCCAGGGATCGCCGAATGGTATCGGCCGGGGTCGGAGGTCATCATCGCCCATGATGGCGACAGGGCCTCGGTGGTGCGGCCGCCCCATTGA
- a CDS encoding ATP-binding protein, translating to MVPLLLVGLPSSDTADLEAMLAPLGQPVLKATPWNEELMGLLDRDPACLLVDARRDWAAGFEVAHRLEGHERARHIPLLLLGEAACEQVDLIQGLGLEMVDCLFEPIHPGILRAKVGMFIGLHRRERAARLALDRAGRSEVAAHEPERVLRTLLGNLPGMAYRCLNEPGYPMAYVSEGVLPLTGYGPEDFTARRVLWEDLIHPDDAAQVWGDIQAAITTRTSFTLTYRLRTRTGEERWVWERGVAVQGPGSGPPLLEGFITDITAIKCAERERERLLTQVEAERSRLEAILQQLPCGVLVAEAPSGRMLHANAQAEQLLGHSSLGVQSMEEFAHHHAIHPDGRPYTAEEYPMARALATGKAQAGEELLYRQPDGSKRVLHVNAGPILDGQGSPRAVVASFMDITPLKRTEMRQAFLSSAGELLVSTLDYETTLTHVVQQAVPCLGDGCMLDVLEPDGTLRRLAAHHVDPARVPLLHEVARLGVLRIDAPSGPGAAIRTGRIELQLDISDDTLVRYSPNAEILDLLRRLRFTSFLSVPLHARGRTFGALTLLTCHRGARYDQETQSMAEELARRAALALDNACLYHEAQRAVMLRDEFLSVASHELKTPLTPLNLKLSALSRELRPWEGEAWASRFQQHLEMARRQIRKMTTLINALLDISRLSRGGLVMQPEEVDLGEVLREVMDWFASDAVRAGSELRVEGAPRVTGQWDRLRLEQVVTNLLSNAIRYGAGRPIHVRTELEGERVRLVVRDQGIGIAPEAQARLFDKFGKFESAVPERHSGGLGLGLYITHNIVEAMGGHIRVESRPGEGSTFTVELPRSAAADAPGAA from the coding sequence GTGGTCCCACTCCTGCTCGTGGGGTTGCCCTCGTCGGATACGGCCGACCTGGAGGCCATGCTGGCACCCCTGGGCCAGCCGGTGCTCAAGGCCACACCTTGGAACGAGGAGCTCATGGGCTTGCTCGACCGGGATCCCGCCTGCCTCCTCGTCGATGCGCGCCGCGACTGGGCCGCGGGGTTCGAAGTGGCTCATCGCCTGGAAGGCCATGAGCGCGCCCGCCATATCCCCCTCCTCCTCCTCGGAGAGGCCGCCTGCGAGCAGGTGGACCTGATTCAGGGCCTCGGGCTGGAGATGGTGGACTGTCTGTTCGAGCCCATCCACCCGGGCATCTTGCGCGCCAAGGTGGGGATGTTCATCGGGCTCCACCGGCGCGAGCGGGCAGCACGTTTGGCACTCGACCGGGCCGGCCGGAGCGAGGTGGCCGCGCACGAGCCGGAGCGCGTTCTGCGTACCCTGCTGGGGAACCTGCCCGGGATGGCCTACCGCTGTCTCAACGAGCCCGGTTACCCCATGGCCTACGTCAGCGAGGGAGTCCTGCCGCTCACCGGCTACGGCCCCGAGGACTTCACCGCGCGGCGCGTGCTCTGGGAGGATCTCATCCACCCCGATGACGCCGCTCAGGTGTGGGGCGACATCCAGGCGGCCATCACCACCCGGACGTCCTTCACCCTCACCTATCGGCTGCGGACGCGTACCGGAGAGGAGCGGTGGGTGTGGGAGCGGGGAGTGGCCGTCCAGGGGCCCGGAAGCGGGCCCCCCCTGCTGGAGGGATTCATCACCGACATCACCGCGATCAAGTGCGCCGAGCGGGAGCGGGAGCGGTTGCTGACGCAGGTGGAGGCGGAGCGCAGCCGCCTGGAGGCCATCCTCCAGCAGCTGCCGTGCGGGGTGCTCGTCGCCGAAGCCCCCTCGGGACGGATGCTGCACGCCAATGCCCAGGCCGAGCAGCTCCTCGGCCACTCCTCGCTCGGGGTCCAGAGCATGGAGGAGTTCGCCCACCATCACGCCATCCACCCGGACGGGCGCCCCTACACCGCCGAGGAGTATCCGATGGCACGGGCCCTGGCCACCGGGAAGGCCCAGGCAGGGGAGGAGCTCCTCTACCGCCAGCCTGACGGCTCCAAGCGGGTGTTGCACGTCAACGCCGGGCCCATCCTGGACGGCCAGGGCTCGCCGCGGGCGGTGGTGGCGAGCTTCATGGACATCACTCCGCTCAAGCGCACCGAGATGCGCCAGGCCTTCCTCTCCTCGGCGGGCGAGCTCCTGGTCAGCACGCTCGACTACGAGACCACGCTCACCCACGTGGTGCAGCAGGCCGTGCCCTGCCTCGGGGATGGCTGCATGCTCGATGTCCTCGAGCCGGACGGCACCCTCCGCCGGCTGGCGGCGCACCACGTGGACCCGGCGCGTGTGCCGCTCCTCCACGAGGTGGCCCGGCTCGGAGTGCTGCGGATCGATGCGCCCAGCGGACCTGGAGCCGCCATTCGTACCGGAAGGATCGAGCTGCAACTCGACATCTCCGACGACACGCTCGTCCGGTACTCCCCCAATGCCGAGATCCTGGATCTCCTGCGCAGGCTCCGCTTCACCTCCTTCCTGTCGGTGCCGCTGCATGCCCGCGGCCGCACCTTCGGGGCGCTCACCCTCCTCACCTGCCACCGGGGAGCGCGCTACGACCAGGAGACCCAATCGATGGCCGAGGAGCTGGCCCGCCGCGCCGCGCTCGCGCTGGACAACGCGTGCCTGTACCACGAGGCCCAACGCGCGGTGATGCTGCGCGACGAGTTCCTCTCGGTGGCCTCACACGAGTTGAAGACGCCCCTCACGCCCCTCAACCTCAAGCTCTCCGCCCTGTCGCGCGAGCTGCGGCCCTGGGAGGGAGAAGCCTGGGCCAGCCGGTTCCAGCAGCATCTGGAGATGGCCCGACGCCAGATTCGCAAGATGACGACGCTCATCAACGCGCTCCTCGACATCAGCCGCCTCTCGCGGGGAGGTCTGGTCATGCAGCCGGAGGAGGTGGACCTGGGCGAGGTGCTGCGCGAGGTGATGGACTGGTTCGCCTCCGATGCGGTGCGGGCGGGCTCGGAGCTGCGCGTGGAAGGAGCGCCGCGGGTGACCGGCCAGTGGGATCGGCTGCGGCTGGAGCAGGTCGTCACCAATCTGCTCTCCAATGCCATCCGCTACGGCGCCGGCCGCCCCATCCACGTCCGCACGGAGCTGGAGGGGGAGCGCGTGCGGCTGGTGGTGCGCGATCAGGGCATCGGCATCGCGCCCGAGGCCCAGGCGCGCCTTTTCGACAAGTTCGGCAAGTTCGAGAGTGCCGTCCCGGAACGGCACTCCGGAGGCCTGGGGCTGGGGCTCTACATCACCCACAACATCGTGGAGGCCATGGGCGGGCACATCCGGGTGGAGAGCCGTCCGGGCGAGGGCTCCACCTTCACCGTGGAGCTGCCCCGCTCCGCTGCGGCGGATGCGCCCGGAGCCGCCTGA
- a CDS encoding NADPH-dependent F420 reductase → MTMNDTNKLKIGILGAGTIGKTLARKLAAAGHDVKVANSRGPETIDAETVATGAKAVTAAEAVQGVDVVILSTPPTALIKIASLLATLPAETVVMDTSNYHPFRDGRIAAIDAGQVESLWVVEQLGRPIVKAWNSLVTDSLVNKGRPAGSPGRIALPVAADRERDRRIGMRLVEDTGFDAVDAGTLAESWRQQPGAPSYCTDLTREELPAALASAERDRLAKRRNLATEVFLERFPKLGEEIPPADFVLRVHRTLFM, encoded by the coding sequence CTGACCATGAACGACACGAACAAGTTGAAGATCGGGATCCTCGGCGCGGGAACCATCGGCAAGACGCTGGCGAGGAAGCTGGCGGCGGCCGGCCACGACGTGAAGGTCGCCAACTCGCGCGGCCCGGAGACGATCGACGCCGAGACCGTGGCGACCGGCGCGAAGGCCGTCACCGCCGCCGAGGCGGTGCAGGGCGTGGACGTGGTGATCCTGTCGACGCCGCCTACGGCCTTGATCAAGATCGCCTCGCTGCTCGCCACCTTGCCCGCCGAGACGGTCGTCATGGACACGTCGAACTACCATCCGTTCCGGGACGGCAGGATCGCCGCGATCGACGCCGGTCAGGTCGAGAGCCTGTGGGTGGTCGAGCAGTTGGGCCGGCCGATCGTCAAGGCGTGGAACTCGCTCGTCACGGACTCCCTTGTGAACAAGGGCCGACCGGCGGGAAGCCCCGGCCGCATCGCGCTCCCCGTCGCGGCCGACCGTGAGCGGGATCGGAGGATCGGGATGCGACTCGTTGAGGACACCGGCTTCGATGCGGTCGATGCGGGCACGCTCGCCGAGTCGTGGCGGCAACAGCCCGGCGCGCCCAGCTACTGCACCGACCTGACCCGCGAGGAACTGCCCGCCGCTTTGGCGAGCGCCGAGCGAGACCGTCTGGCGAAGCGGCGCAATCTAGCCACCGAAGTCTTCCTCGAACGCTTCCCGAAGCTGGGCGAGGAGATTCCGCCTGCTGACTTCGTCCTCCGCGTGCATCGCACATTGTTCATGTGA
- a CDS encoding penicillin acylase family protein: MRIVRRILFGLGVLILAAALGLTTWEPLLAARAAPPPAHPYDVTITRDNFGVPHIFGKTDPDVAYGIAYAHAEDDFSTLQEVVAMTRGRLGALIGQDGAKTDFVVHLLGARATVARDYMQQPADVRALLDGYASGLNRYAETHPGEVRLARLFPVNGEDIATGFVVRSPFFFGLEGVLGALTGDKPLPIESAGARPGAPAITPLGPEPGQSGSNAFVVAPSRSADGFTRLVSNSHQPWRGGAAWYELVVHSQAGWDFAGALLPGAPYPLMGHNKTLGWTNTVNRPDLIDVYQLVTDGERYRYDGQWRRLEKQRVWLPVKLWGPLVLPVPRTVHRAEQGPVLTNRSGSYAIRYGGADQLKMVEEYYRLNRATDFTQWQAALAMQGIPGTNFFYGDAAGNIAFFYNASFPNRKPGFDYSKVLPGDTSDAYAPGTVAWSLVPRNVNPASGFLVNGNNSPYQAAGPGSEIPPQPPLLGVETDTTNRGDRALELMSALPFISEGDLKRIKFDTGVAKGGYLEAWFKELLAVDPHGDKRVAQARELLSQWDWNWDGKGPADALAFSLLRLPHRFHYERKPKPDPLGVMAEAAGYLRKHFGKLDVPLGELIRLRQGKVDLPLDGGPDSLRAATTYDEAPDGRLAIRHGDSFILFVTWDKAGQVRSESVQPFGSASTRPDSPHYTDQARLFVRHQFKPVWFDPAELQAHAERSYRP, translated from the coding sequence ATGCGGATCGTTCGGAGAATCCTGTTCGGACTCGGCGTGCTGATCCTGGCCGCCGCGCTCGGGCTCACCACCTGGGAGCCGTTGCTCGCCGCCCGCGCCGCTCCGCCGCCCGCGCACCCATACGACGTGACGATCACCCGCGACAATTTCGGCGTGCCTCACATCTTCGGCAAGACCGATCCCGACGTCGCCTATGGCATCGCCTATGCCCATGCCGAGGATGATTTCTCGACGCTGCAGGAAGTGGTGGCGATGACCCGCGGCCGGCTCGGCGCGCTCATCGGCCAGGACGGCGCCAAGACCGACTTCGTCGTCCACCTCCTCGGTGCCCGCGCCACGGTCGCGCGCGACTACATGCAACAGCCCGCCGACGTTCGCGCGTTGCTCGATGGCTACGCTTCGGGCCTCAACCGCTATGCCGAGACACATCCGGGCGAAGTGCGGCTGGCGAGGCTGTTCCCCGTCAATGGCGAGGATATCGCGACCGGTTTCGTCGTCCGCTCGCCCTTCTTCTTCGGGCTCGAGGGCGTGCTCGGTGCGCTCACCGGCGACAAGCCGCTACCGATCGAAAGCGCCGGAGCGCGGCCCGGAGCGCCCGCCATCACGCCGCTCGGACCCGAACCGGGCCAGTCCGGCTCCAACGCCTTCGTCGTCGCGCCCAGCCGTTCGGCGGACGGCTTCACCCGCCTCGTCTCCAATTCGCACCAGCCCTGGCGCGGCGGCGCGGCGTGGTACGAGCTCGTCGTCCATTCGCAGGCCGGCTGGGATTTCGCTGGCGCGCTCCTCCCCGGCGCGCCCTATCCGCTGATGGGGCACAACAAGACGCTCGGCTGGACCAACACCGTCAACCGCCCCGACCTGATTGATGTCTACCAGCTCGTCACCGACGGCGAGCGCTATCGCTATGACGGCCAGTGGCGGCGGTTGGAGAAGCAGCGTGTCTGGCTGCCGGTCAAGCTCTGGGGACCGTTGGTGCTGCCGGTGCCCAGGACGGTCCATCGCGCTGAGCAGGGGCCCGTGCTCACCAACAGGAGCGGCAGCTATGCGATCCGCTACGGGGGCGCCGATCAGCTCAAGATGGTGGAGGAGTATTACCGGCTCAACCGGGCCACCGATTTCACTCAATGGCAGGCGGCGTTGGCGATGCAGGGCATTCCCGGCACCAATTTCTTCTATGGCGACGCCGCCGGAAACATCGCCTTTTTCTACAATGCCAGCTTCCCCAACCGGAAGCCGGGCTTCGACTATTCGAAGGTGCTGCCGGGTGACACCTCGGACGCTTATGCTCCGGGCACCGTTGCGTGGAGCCTGGTCCCGCGCAACGTGAATCCGGCCTCGGGCTTCCTGGTCAACGGCAACAACTCCCCGTATCAGGCGGCGGGGCCGGGGTCGGAAATCCCGCCCCAACCGCCCTTGCTCGGCGTCGAGACCGACACCACCAATCGCGGTGACCGCGCGCTGGAGCTGATGAGCGCCCTGCCTTTCATCTCCGAGGGGGACTTGAAGCGGATCAAGTTCGATACCGGCGTCGCCAAGGGCGGCTATCTGGAGGCGTGGTTCAAGGAACTTCTCGCGGTGGATCCCCATGGCGACAAACGGGTCGCGCAAGCGCGCGAGTTGCTCTCCCAGTGGGACTGGAACTGGGACGGCAAGGGACCGGCCGACGCACTCGCTTTCTCGCTCCTGCGCTTGCCCCATCGCTTCCATTACGAGCGCAAGCCCAAGCCCGATCCGCTCGGGGTGATGGCCGAGGCGGCGGGCTATCTGCGGAAGCATTTCGGCAAGCTCGACGTGCCGCTCGGCGAGCTGATCCGCCTGCGCCAGGGCAAGGTCGACCTCCCTTTGGATGGCGGACCGGATTCGCTCCGTGCCGCGACCACTTACGACGAGGCGCCCGACGGCCGCCTCGCGATCCGCCACGGTGACAGCTTCATCCTGTTCGTGACGTGGGACAAGGCGGGCCAGGTGCGTTCGGAATCGGTCCAGCCGTTCGGGTCGGCCAGCACGCGGCCGGATTCGCCGCACTACACCGATCAGGCGCGGCTCTTCGTGCGGCACCAGTTCAAGCCGGTGTGGTTCGATCCGGCGGAGCTGCAGGCGCATGCCGAGCGGAGCTACCGGCCGTAA